From the genome of Halictus rubicundus isolate RS-2024b chromosome 2, iyHalRubi1_principal, whole genome shotgun sequence, one region includes:
- the LOC143363393 gene encoding glycosaminoglycan xylosylkinase — protein sequence MIGRRCALVALGGLLILVLSVNVYFIRMIVESSSQKASSKGMPVSQLKSEQEQLISNVEQNLEAPQKSVARDMAKMIKGEIQMLPSKYFKQNTSYAIVLERLLAELKITPNVRENIWNIPNNNWPDAHQLIPPVAPELGTILDTLRKSKVMRADNAPLGTQLKLMLTLEHGVKAMFKPQWYSRDTVIQGSVYYGKDRHNAEVVAFHLSSLLALRRAPITVARKLNLRNEIRPRATPELYTTMYQDGNDTCLYGVCHYCSPADPVCGTGDILEGALISWLPRYLRLVKHRHPWQRTYKKNKFATWETDGNYCEKVKLSKAYSPQSSSRLLDLVDTAIFDFLMDNGDRHHYELAQNNFHNPAVLLIDNGKSLGNPDVDHFDILAPLYQCCMIHKTTWDRLKLFSGGSLSVALRRLVAHESAMAGVEHLITDAHLSAMDRRLLTVYAVVEYCLKSKAYASNVILDHR from the exons ATGATTGGCCGACGCTGCGCTCTTGTTGCTTTAGGCGGCCTTTTGATTCTCGTTCTGAGCGTTAATGTATATTTCATTCGAATGATTGTGGAAAGCTCGTCACAGAAGGCTTCTTCCAAAGGCATGCCTGTCTCTCAATTGAAATCTGAACAGGAACAGCTGATCTCTAATGTAGAGCAGAATTTGGAAGCTCCACAAAAGTCGGTTGCGAGAGACATGGCGAAAATGATTAAGGGGGAGATTCAAATGCtaccttcgaaatattttaAGCAAAACACTAGCTACGCGATAGTCCTAGAACGACTATTAGCCGAATTAAAAATAACGCCTAATGTTCGTGAGAATATATGGAATATTCCTAATAATAAt TGGCCGGATGCTCATCAGTTAATCCCACCGGTTGCACCTGAACTAGGAACAATTTTGGATACTTTGCGTAAATCGAAAGTTATGAGAGCAGATAATGCTCCTCTTGGTACGCAACTGAAATTGATGTTAACTCTGGAACACGGAGTGAAGGCGATGTTCAAGCCCCAATGGTATTCCAGGGATACGGTTATTCAAGGGTCTGTGTATTATGGAAAAGATCGACATAATGCCGAAGTCGTTGCATTCCATTTATCTTCCTTACTGGCCTTGAGGAGAGCACCCATTACTGTTGCAAGAAAAC TCAACCTCAGAAATGAAATTCGACCACGCGCAACTCCTGAACTCTACACGACCATGTATCAAGATGGCAATGATACTTGTCTCTATGGAGTTTGTCATTATTGTTCCCCTGCCGATCCAGTTTGTGGAACAGGAGATATTTTAGAGGGTGCTTTGATTTCATGGTTGCCGAGGTATTTAAGACTTGTGAAACACCGTCATCCATGGCAAAGGACGTacaaaaaaaataaattcgCTACATGGGAGACGGATGGTAATTATTGCGAAAAA GTGAAACTGTCTAAAGCCTATTCTCCGCAATCATCTAGTAGACTCTTGGATTTAGTAGATACCGCGatctttgattttttaatggaCAATGGCGATCGTCATCACTACGAATTAGCGCAAAATAATTTCCACAATCCGGCTGTTTTATTGATCGATAACGGGAAGAGCCTTGGGAATCCTGATGTTGATCACTTTGATATTTTAGCGCCGTTGTATCAGTGTTGCAT GATTCATAAAACTACTTGGGACCGTTTAAAGTTGTTCAGTGGTGGTTCTTTGAGCGTGGCCCTTAGGAGACTCGTTGCACACGAGTCGGCGATGGCTGGTGTTGAACACCTTATTACAGATGCCCATTTAAGTGCCATGGATAGAAGATTACTTACTGTATACGCAGTTGTAGAATATTGTTTGAAAAGTAAAGCATATGCTTCTAATGTAATATTAGATCATCGGTAG
- the LOC143363401 gene encoding pre-mRNA-splicing factor 38B isoform X1, protein MQMQETEGADGSPWNNSSGCDEERRPTQKEGKKSNILPLWGNERTMNLNPLILTNIQSSHYFKVNLYELKTYHEVIDEIYYKVSHLEPWEKGSRKTAGQTGMCGGVRGVGAGGIVSTAYCLLYKLFTLRLTRKQLNGLINHPDSPYIRALGFMYIRYTQPPADLFSWYNDYLEDEEELDVKAGGGQVMKMGDILKQFLTKLEWFSTLFPRIPVPIQKELEHRLAERFPQQSMNARNAKPPITLNSHGKYSNSSNRKDNGNLTSRNQPRHIPDSEAQWGEAERTSHWRARSDEDRKDKYRERERERERTRERERERARERDRERDRHFRRSSSRDRSRRQREYRSRSRDRSHRDRSRDRYRDKDRHRDRRGSPYDYAAELAREKERQRRE, encoded by the exons ATGCaaatgcaagaaacagaaggaGCGGATG GATCACCCTGGAATAATTCCAGTGGTTGTGATGAAGAACGTCGACCGACTCAAAAGGAGGGTAAAAAGTCAAATATATTACCACTATGGGGTAATGAAAGGACTATGAATTTAAATCCACTAATTCTGACAAACATACAGTCGTCACATTATTTCAAAGTGAATTTGTATGAATTGAAGACATACCATGAGGTGATTGATGAAATTTATTACAAAGTGTCTCATTTGGAACCATGGGAGAAAGGAAGCAGAAAAACAGCGGGTCAAACGGGCATGTGTGGAGGC GTTCGCGGTGTTGGTGCTGGTGGAATTGTTTCAACGGCTTATTGTCTACTATATAAACTATTCACCTTGAGGTTAACACGGAAACAATTAAATGGTCTTATCAATCATCCTGATTCACCATACATAAGAGCACTAGGATTTATGTATATTag ATATACGCAACCACCGGCTGACTTATTTAGTTGGTATAATGATTACctagaagacgaagaagagttAGATGTAAAAGCTGGAGGTGGTCAAGTAATGAAAATGGGTGATATTCTGAAACAATTTCTTACCAAATTAGAATGGTTTTCAACACTATTTCCAAGGATACCAGTGCCTATACAAAAAGAACTTGAACATCGATTAGCAGAAAGGTTTCCACAACAATCTATGAATGCTAGAAACGCAAAACCACCTATCACATTAAATAGTCATGGAAAATatagtaatagtagtaatagGAAAGATAATGGTAACCTTACGTCACGAAATCAACCTCGACATATCCCTGATAGCGAAGCTCAATGGGGCGAGGCAGAGAGAACAAGCCACTGGCGAGCCAG ATCGGACGAGGATCGTAAGGATAAATACAGagaacgtgaacgtgaacggGAACGTactagagaaagagaaagagaacgagcTCGAGAAAGGGACAGGGAAAGGGACAGGCATTTCAGACGGTCGTCTAGTCGCGACAGAAGTCGAAGACAGAGGGAATATAGGAGTCGCAGCAGGGACAGGTCCCACCGAGACCGGAGTAGAGACCGGTATCGCGATAAAGATCGTCATCGAGATAG GAGAGGCTCGCCGTACGATTATGCTGCAGAGCTTGctcgagaaaaagagagacaaCGAAGAGAATGA
- the LOC143363401 gene encoding pre-mRNA-splicing factor 38B isoform X2, giving the protein MQMQETEGADGSPWNNSSGCDEERRPTQKEGKKSNILPLWGNERTMNLNPLILTNIQSSHYFKVNLYELKTYHEVIDEIYYKVSHLEPWEKGSRKTAGQTGMCGGVRGVGAGGIVSTAYCLLYKLFTLRLTRKQLNGLINHPDSPYIRALGFMYIRYTQPPADLFSWYNDYLEDEEELDVKAGGGQVMKMGDILKQFLTKLEWFSTLFPRIPVPIQKELEHRLAERFPQQSMNARNAKPPITLNSHGKYSNSSNRKDNGNLTSRNQPRHIPDSEAQWGEAERTSHWRARCVYVIGRGS; this is encoded by the exons ATGCaaatgcaagaaacagaaggaGCGGATG GATCACCCTGGAATAATTCCAGTGGTTGTGATGAAGAACGTCGACCGACTCAAAAGGAGGGTAAAAAGTCAAATATATTACCACTATGGGGTAATGAAAGGACTATGAATTTAAATCCACTAATTCTGACAAACATACAGTCGTCACATTATTTCAAAGTGAATTTGTATGAATTGAAGACATACCATGAGGTGATTGATGAAATTTATTACAAAGTGTCTCATTTGGAACCATGGGAGAAAGGAAGCAGAAAAACAGCGGGTCAAACGGGCATGTGTGGAGGC GTTCGCGGTGTTGGTGCTGGTGGAATTGTTTCAACGGCTTATTGTCTACTATATAAACTATTCACCTTGAGGTTAACACGGAAACAATTAAATGGTCTTATCAATCATCCTGATTCACCATACATAAGAGCACTAGGATTTATGTATATTag ATATACGCAACCACCGGCTGACTTATTTAGTTGGTATAATGATTACctagaagacgaagaagagttAGATGTAAAAGCTGGAGGTGGTCAAGTAATGAAAATGGGTGATATTCTGAAACAATTTCTTACCAAATTAGAATGGTTTTCAACACTATTTCCAAGGATACCAGTGCCTATACAAAAAGAACTTGAACATCGATTAGCAGAAAGGTTTCCACAACAATCTATGAATGCTAGAAACGCAAAACCACCTATCACATTAAATAGTCATGGAAAATatagtaatagtagtaatagGAAAGATAATGGTAACCTTACGTCACGAAATCAACCTCGACATATCCCTGATAGCGAAGCTCAATGGGGCGAGGCAGAGAGAACAAGCCACTGGCGAGCCAGGTGCGTCTACGTG ATCGGACGAGGATCGTAA
- the LOC143363401 gene encoding pre-mRNA-splicing factor 38B isoform X3 — translation MQMQETEGADGSPWNNSSGCDEERRPTQKEGKKSNILPLWGNERTMNLNPLILTNIQSSHYFKVNLYELKTYHEVIDEIYYKVSHLEPWEKGSRKTAGQTGMCGGVRGVGAGGIVSTAYCLLYKLFTLRLTRKQLNGLINHPDSPYIRALGFMYIRYTQPPADLFSWYNDYLEDEEELDVKAGGGQVMKMGDILKQFLTKLEWFSTLFPRIPVPIQKELEHRLAERFPQQSMNARNAKPPITLNSHGKYSNSSNRKDNGNLTSRNQPRHIPDSEAQWGEAERTSHWRARTRGED, via the exons ATGCaaatgcaagaaacagaaggaGCGGATG GATCACCCTGGAATAATTCCAGTGGTTGTGATGAAGAACGTCGACCGACTCAAAAGGAGGGTAAAAAGTCAAATATATTACCACTATGGGGTAATGAAAGGACTATGAATTTAAATCCACTAATTCTGACAAACATACAGTCGTCACATTATTTCAAAGTGAATTTGTATGAATTGAAGACATACCATGAGGTGATTGATGAAATTTATTACAAAGTGTCTCATTTGGAACCATGGGAGAAAGGAAGCAGAAAAACAGCGGGTCAAACGGGCATGTGTGGAGGC GTTCGCGGTGTTGGTGCTGGTGGAATTGTTTCAACGGCTTATTGTCTACTATATAAACTATTCACCTTGAGGTTAACACGGAAACAATTAAATGGTCTTATCAATCATCCTGATTCACCATACATAAGAGCACTAGGATTTATGTATATTag ATATACGCAACCACCGGCTGACTTATTTAGTTGGTATAATGATTACctagaagacgaagaagagttAGATGTAAAAGCTGGAGGTGGTCAAGTAATGAAAATGGGTGATATTCTGAAACAATTTCTTACCAAATTAGAATGGTTTTCAACACTATTTCCAAGGATACCAGTGCCTATACAAAAAGAACTTGAACATCGATTAGCAGAAAGGTTTCCACAACAATCTATGAATGCTAGAAACGCAAAACCACCTATCACATTAAATAGTCATGGAAAATatagtaatagtagtaatagGAAAGATAATGGTAACCTTACGTCACGAAATCAACCTCGACATATCCCTGATAGCGAAGCTCAATGGGGCGAGGCAGAGAGAACAAGCCACTGGCGAGCCAG GACACGGGGTGAAGATTAA
- the LOC143363446 gene encoding protein-lysine N-methyltransferase SMYD4 isoform X2, producing the protein MVQCYLKLGNPDLAKKIISIIRGSIDDPNYIAPSMKDDIEKRISGVTFNRSCTQDESLNIDGLLDLRSMLMFDENPNFPYASLSIDRKFNGELGRHVIANRFIRKGEVLFLEKPVSFVVLNHDVVDRFCQHCNRSNRDIPIPCSKCLNTFYCDTNCLNDAWSLYHCWECPGSQMGLWKEIGIGHLALKVLLTCTTTTDTIKFNEIQNLITNFDKESIEDLIVYGITAVMLTSYLLEYTDFFQRNDLNDHLAKKFFDNSFNSNFHAITNDNKHLYVSSLLLRYILQLICNGHAVSKSDIQWNENNFSIGQQDIVATGIYPSASMMNHSCDPNIINIFMDQYLIVRALKDIATNEEIFNCYGPHYRHTSTEQRQKILSSQYCFTCKCKPCTQPNLQYFLERFTAMNCSKCNGALCNIKNSLFCLDCFDNPKDFQQNKIEQAETLFQAAKSCIAQEKVEEALEKLKNCLNIRRRILYKYHEDIVSTLNLISELYITKGKLADAKECVESTIAAVSERSGSSSTELLDTLDTLTDLCIICLQERSDTTSSSYKALLTKTYKYLEQIEELADFNYGSWSDIYNYIKKKRNKIISITQ; encoded by the exons atggTGCAATGTTACTTGAAATTAGGTAATCCAGATTTagcaaaaaaaattatttccataATACGTGGATCGATTGATGATCCTAACTATATTGCACCTTCTATGAAAG atgATATTGAGAAACGAATTTCTGGAGTAACATTTAATCGATCATGCACACAAGATGAATCACTAAATATTGATGGTTTGTTAGACTTGAGGTCTATGCTTATGTTTGATGAAAATCCTAATTTTCCATATGCATCGTTGAGCATTGATAGAAAATTTAATGGAGAACTGGGGAGACATGTAATAGCAAATAGATTTATAAGAAAGGGTGAAGTCCTATTTTTAGAAAAACCGGTAAGCTTTGTAGTACTGAATCATGATGTAGTGGATCGTTTTTGTCAACACTGCAATCGTTCCAACAGAGATATTCCTATACC ATGCTCAAAGTGCTTGAACACTTTTTATTGTGACACAAATTGTTTGAACGACGCATGGTCTTTGTATCATTGTTGGGAATGTCCCGGAAGTCAAATGGGCCTATGGAAAGAAATTGGGATTGGACATTTAGCATTGAAAGTTTTGCTAACATGTACAACAACAACAGATACAATCaaatttaatgaaatacaaaatttgatAACTAATTTTGATAAAGAATccatagaagatttgatagtataTGGTATT ACAGCTGTCATGCTTACCTCGTATTTATTGGAATACACTGATTTCTTTCAAAGAAATGACCTTAATGATCATCTTGCGAAGAAATTTTTTGATAACAGTTTTAATTCCAACTTTCATGCAATAACAAATGATAACAAACATCTTTATGTAAGCTCTTTACTTCTGCGATATATCCTACAACTTATTTGCAATGGTCATGCAGTTTCTAAGTCAGACATACAatggaatgaaaataatttttctattggTCAACAAGACATTGTAGCTACAGGAATTTATCCGTCTGCAAGTATGATGAACCATTCTTGTGATCCCAACATAATTAACAT ttttatggATCAATACCTGATCGTTAGAGCATTGAAGGATATCGCCACAAatgaagaaatttttaattgttatg GTCCCCATTACAGGCATACATCAACAGAACAAAGACAGAAAATATTGTCCAGTCAGTACTGTTTTACCTGTAAATGTAAACCTTGCACTCAACCGAATCTGCAATATTTCTTG GAAAGGTTTACTGCCATGAACTGTTCGAAATGTAATGGTGCACTGTGCAACATCAAgaattctttattttgtttagaCTGTTTTGACAATCCTAAAgattttcaacaaaataaaatagaacaaGCTGAAACACTCTTTCAAGCAGCTAAAAGTTGCATTGCTCAAGAAAAAGTTGAAGAagctttagaaaaattaaaaaactgttTAAATATTAGGAGaagaatattatataaatatcatGAAGATATTGTCTCTACTTTAAATCTCATATcagaattatatattacaaagG GTAAATTGGCGGATGCTAAAGAATGCGTGGAAAGTACAATTGCTGCAGTCAGTGAAAGATCTGGATCTTCTAGTACAGAGCTCTTGGATACACTAGATACACTCACAGATCTATGTATTATCTGTCTTCAAGAGCGGTCAGATACTACTTCAAGCTCATACAA agCTCTGTTGACAAAAACATACAAATATTTGGAACAAATAGAAGAGTTGGCAGATTTTAATTATGGATCATGGAGTGATATctacaattatataaaaaagaaacggaataaaattatttccatcacccagtaa
- the LOC143363446 gene encoding protein-lysine N-methyltransferase SMYD4 isoform X1: MKWHNILEDLTCKLTKIHALKDKIKREDELMLHLWNDQNTRKLTSLWLKHYYNKKESKSIAKAQIFKNAGNKQFQAKNYSESIQSYTKCATYAPAYSLESSVAIANRSASLFYLNRYNDCIKDIELAIKLNYPKELHYKLHLRMVQCYLKLGNPDLAKKIISIIRGSIDDPNYIAPSMKDDIEKRISGVTFNRSCTQDESLNIDGLLDLRSMLMFDENPNFPYASLSIDRKFNGELGRHVIANRFIRKGEVLFLEKPVSFVVLNHDVVDRFCQHCNRSNRDIPIPCSKCLNTFYCDTNCLNDAWSLYHCWECPGSQMGLWKEIGIGHLALKVLLTCTTTTDTIKFNEIQNLITNFDKESIEDLIVYGITAVMLTSYLLEYTDFFQRNDLNDHLAKKFFDNSFNSNFHAITNDNKHLYVSSLLLRYILQLICNGHAVSKSDIQWNENNFSIGQQDIVATGIYPSASMMNHSCDPNIINIFMDQYLIVRALKDIATNEEIFNCYGPHYRHTSTEQRQKILSSQYCFTCKCKPCTQPNLQYFLERFTAMNCSKCNGALCNIKNSLFCLDCFDNPKDFQQNKIEQAETLFQAAKSCIAQEKVEEALEKLKNCLNIRRRILYKYHEDIVSTLNLISELYITKGKLADAKECVESTIAAVSERSGSSSTELLDTLDTLTDLCIICLQERSDTTSSSYKALLTKTYKYLEQIEELADFNYGSWSDIYNYIKKKRNKIISITQ; the protein is encoded by the exons ATGAAGTGGCACAATATATTAGAAGATCTTACGTGCAAATTAACAAAAATACATgctttaaaagataaaataaagcgGGAAGATGAATTAATGTTGCATTTATGGAATGATCAAAACACAAG GAAACTTACATCACTATGGTTAAAACactattacaataaaaaagaatcAAAGTCTATAGCAAAAgctcaaatttttaaaaacgcagGAAATAAACAATTTCAAGCCAAAAACTATTCAGAAAGTATACAGTCTTATACGAAATGTGCTACGTATGCTCCAGCATATAGCCTTGAATCTTCAGTGGCTATTGCAAATAGATCTgcttctttattttatttaaataggtACAAT GACTGTATAAAAGATATTGAATTAGCAATTAAGTTAAATTATCCTAAGGAATTACATtataaattacatttgcgtatggTGCAATGTTACTTGAAATTAGGTAATCCAGATTTagcaaaaaaaattatttccataATACGTGGATCGATTGATGATCCTAACTATATTGCACCTTCTATGAAAG atgATATTGAGAAACGAATTTCTGGAGTAACATTTAATCGATCATGCACACAAGATGAATCACTAAATATTGATGGTTTGTTAGACTTGAGGTCTATGCTTATGTTTGATGAAAATCCTAATTTTCCATATGCATCGTTGAGCATTGATAGAAAATTTAATGGAGAACTGGGGAGACATGTAATAGCAAATAGATTTATAAGAAAGGGTGAAGTCCTATTTTTAGAAAAACCGGTAAGCTTTGTAGTACTGAATCATGATGTAGTGGATCGTTTTTGTCAACACTGCAATCGTTCCAACAGAGATATTCCTATACC ATGCTCAAAGTGCTTGAACACTTTTTATTGTGACACAAATTGTTTGAACGACGCATGGTCTTTGTATCATTGTTGGGAATGTCCCGGAAGTCAAATGGGCCTATGGAAAGAAATTGGGATTGGACATTTAGCATTGAAAGTTTTGCTAACATGTACAACAACAACAGATACAATCaaatttaatgaaatacaaaatttgatAACTAATTTTGATAAAGAATccatagaagatttgatagtataTGGTATT ACAGCTGTCATGCTTACCTCGTATTTATTGGAATACACTGATTTCTTTCAAAGAAATGACCTTAATGATCATCTTGCGAAGAAATTTTTTGATAACAGTTTTAATTCCAACTTTCATGCAATAACAAATGATAACAAACATCTTTATGTAAGCTCTTTACTTCTGCGATATATCCTACAACTTATTTGCAATGGTCATGCAGTTTCTAAGTCAGACATACAatggaatgaaaataatttttctattggTCAACAAGACATTGTAGCTACAGGAATTTATCCGTCTGCAAGTATGATGAACCATTCTTGTGATCCCAACATAATTAACAT ttttatggATCAATACCTGATCGTTAGAGCATTGAAGGATATCGCCACAAatgaagaaatttttaattgttatg GTCCCCATTACAGGCATACATCAACAGAACAAAGACAGAAAATATTGTCCAGTCAGTACTGTTTTACCTGTAAATGTAAACCTTGCACTCAACCGAATCTGCAATATTTCTTG GAAAGGTTTACTGCCATGAACTGTTCGAAATGTAATGGTGCACTGTGCAACATCAAgaattctttattttgtttagaCTGTTTTGACAATCCTAAAgattttcaacaaaataaaatagaacaaGCTGAAACACTCTTTCAAGCAGCTAAAAGTTGCATTGCTCAAGAAAAAGTTGAAGAagctttagaaaaattaaaaaactgttTAAATATTAGGAGaagaatattatataaatatcatGAAGATATTGTCTCTACTTTAAATCTCATATcagaattatatattacaaagG GTAAATTGGCGGATGCTAAAGAATGCGTGGAAAGTACAATTGCTGCAGTCAGTGAAAGATCTGGATCTTCTAGTACAGAGCTCTTGGATACACTAGATACACTCACAGATCTATGTATTATCTGTCTTCAAGAGCGGTCAGATACTACTTCAAGCTCATACAA agCTCTGTTGACAAAAACATACAAATATTTGGAACAAATAGAAGAGTTGGCAGATTTTAATTATGGATCATGGAGTGATATctacaattatataaaaaagaaacggaataaaattatttccatcacccagtaa
- the LOC143363461 gene encoding dnaJ homolog subfamily C member 28 — MLKFNQLCGKSEYLPPITILDMMITRRFKHQYSMKQWYQILEVPENCEDEALKLAFVQLAKRYHPDSGSSEASAAKFTEIENAYRHIRKARMERKEKCAPLPEVEEFDIKHTAPQHRHYLTYNIGTGTYSKREKLYTAQRAQKAVDNVIEHRLKKLQAKERNTLVGKDKERAKDIKTRFGMDRLVEDLIQDAMKKGEFSDLPGTGKPLKENTNLRNPYVDFVTYKLNEVLIENGFTPEWIQLSKEIREETENLRKRLIEKRNEVGLLPLSDVDEATWNTIIENFQSTTKRVNNKIDKYNLLVPILQKQMVHIKLENLANEVLSTTPMKRVKKRSNYENANSIKEYNDGILESITSFLTKSFHKK, encoded by the exons ATGTTGAAGTTTAATCAGTTGTGTGGAAAATCTGAATATTTACCACCTATTACAATTTTGGATATGATGATTACACGAAGATTCAAACATCAATATAGTATGAAG caATGGTATCAGATATTGGAAGTTCCTGAAAATTGTGAAGATGAAGCTCTGAAATTGGCATTTGTTCAATTAGCAAAAAGATATCATCCAGATAGTGGTTCATCGGAAGCTAGTGCAGCTAAATTTACTGAA attgaaaatgcTTATAGACATATACGTAAGGCAAGAATGGAACGGAAAGAAAAATGTGCACCTTTACCTGAAGTTGAAGAATTTGATATtaaa CATACAGCTCCACAACATCGTCATTATTTAACTTATAATATAGGAACTGGAACATATAGTAAACGAGAAAAATTGTATACAGCACAAAGAGCTCAGAAAGCAGTTGATAATGTAATAGAGCATAGGCTTAAGAAACTGCAGGCTAAAGAACGCAATACGTTAGTTGGGAAAGATAAGGAACGTGCAAAAGACATCAAAACTCGTTTTGGAATGGACCGTTTAGTGGAAGATTTGATACAAGATGCAATGAAGAAAGGTGAATTTAGTGATCTGCCAGGCACGGGTAAACCTCTGAAAGAAAATACAAATCTACGAAATCCATATGTTGATTTTGTAACATACAAATTGAATGAG GTATTAATAGAAAATGGATTTACTCCTGAATGGATACAATTATCTAAAGAAATTAGGGAAGAAACTGAAAACTTGCGGAAAAGATTAATAGAAAAACGGAATGAAGTAGGTCTCTTACCATTGAGTGATGTAGATGAAGCTACTTGGAACACaattatagaaaattttcaatcaaCGACAAAacgtgtaaataataaaatcgataaatacAATTTATTAGTACCTATACTCCAGAAACAAATGGTTCATATTAAGTTAGAAAATTTAGCAAATGAAGTACTTTCTACGACACCAATGAAAAGAGTTAAGAAACGTTCAAACTATGAAAATGCGAATTCTATAAAAGAATATAATGATGGTATACTTGAAAGTATAACTTCATTTTTAACAAAATCATTTCATAAGAAATGA